DNA from Aquaspirillum sp. LM1:
CAAGGAGAGGCAATGGCAGGGTTTGGCCTGACCGGGCTGGAAGCCCGGGGGATTATCCGTGACGGCCTGTGGCGGCAGAATGCCGGGCTGGTGCAGCTGCTGGGCTTGTGTCCGGTGCTGGCGGTCAGCAGCAGTGTGGTCAATGGGGTCAGCCTGGGGCTGGCCACCGCGCTGGTTACCGGTTTGTCCGGGGCGCTGATTGCCAGTTTGCGCCATTGGGTGCCCGATGAGTTGCGCAATCCGGTGTTCATCTTGCTGATTGCCGCGCTGGTGACGCTGGTGGAGCTGCTGATGCGCGCCGGCCTGCCCGAGCTGTACGCGGTGCTGGGGATTTTCATTCCGCTGATTACCACCAACTGCATTGTGCTGGCGCGGGCCGAGGCGTTTGCCTCGCGCAATCCCGTTGCCCACGCTGCGCTGGATGGGGTGATGATGGGCCTGGGGCTGACTGCCGTGCTGGCGGTGCTGGGCGGCTTGCGCGAGCTGCTTGGGCGCGGCACATTATTGTCCGGGCTGGAGCTGGTGCTGGGTGAGCCGGCGCGCGACTGGGTGATTCACCTGGTTCCGGCGTCGGCACATTACCAGTTTTTGCTGGCGCTGTTGCCGCCGGGGGCGTTTCTGGGGCTGGCGCTGCTGGTGGCAGCCAAACAGTGGTGGGAGGCGCGGCCACAGACGCAGCCCGCTGCCGCTGCCCCCCTGGCCGGAGAACAGCCATGAATGCCGACAAGCGCCAACAGATTTACGCCCGGCTGGCCCAGGCCATTACGCAGCCCACCACCGAGCTGGAGTATCACTCGCCATTTGAATTGCTGACTGCTGTGCTGCTGTCGGCGCAGGCCACCGACGTGGGGGTGAACAAGGCCACCCGCAAGCTGTTTCCGGTGGCCAACACCCCGGCGGCGATCCACGCTCTTGGAATTGACGGCCTGGAGCCTTATATCAAGACCATTGGCCTGTACCGCAGCAAGGCACGCCATCTGATTGAAACCTGTCGCCTGCTGCTGGAACAGCACGGCGGCGAAGTGCCGGCAGACCGCGCCGCGCTGGAAGCCTTGCCCGGCGTGGGGCGCAAAACCGCCAATGTGGTTCTGAACACCGCGTTTGGTCAGCCGACCATTGCCGTCGATACGCATATTTTCCGGGTGGCCAACCGCACCCGGCTGGCCAGTGGGGCCACGGTGCGCGAGGTGGAAGACCGGCTGGTCAAGTGGACGCCGCCGGCCTACCGGATGGACGCCCACCATTTATTGATTTTGCATGGCCGCTATGTGTGCAAGGCGCGCAAGCCGCTGTGCGAAGCCTGTGTGATTGCCGATTTGTGCGAGTATCCTGAGCGCACTTGCCGGCAGCCTCCCGGCAACCCGCTGCAGCCAGCCTGAGCCGCTGGCTGAACAGAAAGGACCCAACGTGTCATCTTCCTATGCCCGCCCATTGTTGATCTCGCTGGCGCTGATGGCCAGCCTGAGCGGCTGCGACCGTGTGCAGCAGGTTCGCGACTATTTCAGCAAGCCGCAGGGCAATGCCCCGCTGGTGCAGCCTGGCCAGGGCAACCAGATTGGCATGCTGCTGCCCGATTTTACCCAGTTGGTGGAGCGCGAAGGCCCGGCGGTGGTCAATATCAGCGCCAACCGGATGGAAGCCGAAGAAAACTCGCCGTTTCCGTTCCCGATTCCGGAAGACGACCCGTTCTTCGAGTTCTTCAAACGCTTTGTGCCACCCAATGGTCAGCAGCAACCCCAGGTCCCGCGTGAGCGGGAAAGCGTGTCGTATGGCTCCGGGTTCATTATTTCTGCTGACGGTTTTTTGCTGACCAACGCCCATGTGGTGGCCGGGGCCACCCAGGTGCAGGTCAAGCTTAACGACAAGCGCGAGTTCAAGGCGCGGCTGATTGGCGTGGACAAGCGCACCGACGTGGCCGTGCTGAAAATCGACGCCAGCGACCTGCCCACGGTGAAGATTGGCACGCCGGCTGCGCTGAAGGTGGGCGAATGGGTGGCGGCAATTGGCGCGCCATTTGGCTTTGATAACTCGGTCACCGCCGGGATTGTCTCGGCCAAGGGGCGCAGCCTGCCTGACGAAAACTATGTGCCTTTCATCCAGACCGACGTGGCGATCAACCCCGGCAATTCCGGTGGCCCGCTGTTCAACCTGCGCGGCGAAGTGGTCGGGATCAACTCGCAAATCTACAGCCGTTCGGGCGGGTTTATGGGCATTTCGTTTGCCATTCCCATCGACATCGCCATCGGCGTGGCCGAGCAGCTGAAAACCAAGGGCAAGGTCAGCCGTGGCCAGCTGGGCGTGCATATCCAGGAGCTGTCGCAGGAGCTGGCACGCTCGTTTGGCCGCCCGAATGCCGAGGGTGCGCTGATCGTCAATATCGAGCCCAATAGCGCGGCGGCCAAGGCCGGGGTGCAGGTGGGCGACATTGTGCTGGCGTTTGACGGGCGCAAGGTGGAAAGCTCGAAAGACCTGCCCATGCTGGTGGGCGCGCGTGCGCCGGGCAGCAAGGCCAAGCTGACGCTGTGGCGCAAGGGCGAAGAAAAAGTGGTGGAAGTGGTGCTCAGCGAGCTGGCCAGCACCGAGCGCGCTGCCAGCGAAAAAGCCCAGCCGCAAGCTGCCCCCAAAATGAAATACGACAAAATCGGCCTGGCCTTGAGCGAGCTCAGCCGGGAACAGCGCGCCGAAGCCGGGCTGAACGCCGGCCTGCTGGTGGAAAACGCCAGCGGCCTGGCGGCCAAGGCCGGGCTGATCCACGGCGACGTGATTCTGGCGGTGAACCAGACTCCGGTGCTCAGCCTGAAAGCGTTTGCCGAGCTGGTGCAGGGCAATGACACCGTGGCCCTGCTGGTGCGCCGCGCCGACAGCACCCTGTTCTTGCCGCTGCGCCTGCGCGAATAAGCCGCGCCCGCAGCCGTGCGTTTTGTGTGCACGGGGTGAATACTTTCAATCACACCCACCCCGTGCATGGCCAGTTGTCCGACTCCCTCTGCAAAGGAAAAACCATGAGTTTTCAAACCACTGATTTGTGCGATGCACATAGCGACCACCTGCGCGTGGTGGCTCCGATGTTCAAACGCTTTGGCGGCCATGCCCAATTTTCTGGCCAAGTGGTGACGCTGAAACTGTTTGAAGATAATTCCCTTGTGCGCGACACCCTGGCCCAGCCGGGCGAGGGCCGCGTGCTGGTGGTTGATGGCGGCGGCTCGCTGCGCTGCGCGCTGGTGGGCGACCAGATTGCCGAACTGGCCGTGAAAAACCAGTGGGCCGGCATTGTGGTGTATGGCTGCATCCGTGATTCGGTGGCGATCAACGCCCTGCCGATTGGCGTGCGCGCGCTGGATACGCATCCGCTGAAGTCGATCAAGAAGGGCGTGGGTGACGTGGAGATTCCAGTGACGTTTGGCGGGGTGACCTTTACCCCTGGCGACTGGCTGTACGCCGATGAAGACGGCGTGATCGTCAGCGCCCAGGCGCTGGTGTGACGCATTGCGTCAGCCGCGTGCGCTGACGCACCCCCCAGGGCACGTTGTGTGGTGTGGTTTGGATTGCGCGCGCCCTGGCTGGCGCGCCGCGCTCAGCCAGCCAGCATTTCTTTCGCATGCCGCCGGGTGGTGGGGGTAATCTGCTCACCACCCAGCATGCGGGCAATCTCTTCCACCCGCTCCTTGCTGTTCAATGGCCGAATGCGGCTGACCACGCTGCCGGTTTCACCCTCGCCCGATTTGGCCACCTGCCACTGCACATCGCCCCGCGCTGCCACTTGCGGCAGATGGGTGATGCACAACACCTGGTAGCGGTCGCCCAGCCGTTTCAGCAGTTTGCCCACCACTTCGGCCACCCGGCCACCAATGCCAACGTCCACTTCGTCAAAAATCAGCGTGGGCACCGCAGCCACCTCGCTGGTGACCACTTGCAAGGCCAGGCTGATGCGCGACAGCTCGCCCCCGGAGGCCACCTTGGCCAGCGGACGCAGCGGGGTGCCGGCGTTGGCGGCAACGTGGTATTCCACGCTTTCCGCGCCATAGGCATTGGGTTGCTCCAGCGTGGTCAGCACAATATCAAACTGGCTGCCCTCCATGGCCAAGCAATGCATTTCTGCGCTGATGCGGGTGGCCAGTTCGCTGGCGGCCTGCTGGCGGCGTGCGCTCAGCTGGCTGGCAATCTGGCGCAGGCTAAGCAGGGCGTCGGCCTCACGGGCAATCAGCGCGTCCATGTCGGCCACATCGTCCAGCGCGGCCAGCTGCTGCTGCCAGTCGGCCAGCCGCTGTGGCAGATCTTCCGGGCGCAGGCGGAACTTGCGGGCGGCGGCGTGCAGGGTGTCGATGCGCTTTTCCACCTGAGCCAGTT
Protein-coding regions in this window:
- a CDS encoding electron transport complex subunit E, with the translated sequence MAGFGLTGLEARGIIRDGLWRQNAGLVQLLGLCPVLAVSSSVVNGVSLGLATALVTGLSGALIASLRHWVPDELRNPVFILLIAALVTLVELLMRAGLPELYAVLGIFIPLITTNCIVLARAEAFASRNPVAHAALDGVMMGLGLTAVLAVLGGLRELLGRGTLLSGLELVLGEPARDWVIHLVPASAHYQFLLALLPPGAFLGLALLVAAKQWWEARPQTQPAAAAPLAGEQP
- a CDS encoding DegQ family serine endoprotease; the encoded protein is MASLSGCDRVQQVRDYFSKPQGNAPLVQPGQGNQIGMLLPDFTQLVEREGPAVVNISANRMEAEENSPFPFPIPEDDPFFEFFKRFVPPNGQQQPQVPRERESVSYGSGFIISADGFLLTNAHVVAGATQVQVKLNDKREFKARLIGVDKRTDVAVLKIDASDLPTVKIGTPAALKVGEWVAAIGAPFGFDNSVTAGIVSAKGRSLPDENYVPFIQTDVAINPGNSGGPLFNLRGEVVGINSQIYSRSGGFMGISFAIPIDIAIGVAEQLKTKGKVSRGQLGVHIQELSQELARSFGRPNAEGALIVNIEPNSAAAKAGVQVGDIVLAFDGRKVESSKDLPMLVGARAPGSKAKLTLWRKGEEKVVEVVLSELASTERAASEKAQPQAAPKMKYDKIGLALSELSREQRAEAGLNAGLLVENASGLAAKAGLIHGDVILAVNQTPVLSLKAFAELVQGNDTVALLVRRADSTLFLPLRLRE
- the rraA gene encoding ribonuclease E activity regulator RraA, which encodes MSFQTTDLCDAHSDHLRVVAPMFKRFGGHAQFSGQVVTLKLFEDNSLVRDTLAQPGEGRVLVVDGGGSLRCALVGDQIAELAVKNQWAGIVVYGCIRDSVAINALPIGVRALDTHPLKSIKKGVGDVEIPVTFGGVTFTPGDWLYADEDGVIVSAQALV
- the nth gene encoding endonuclease III, giving the protein MNADKRQQIYARLAQAITQPTTELEYHSPFELLTAVLLSAQATDVGVNKATRKLFPVANTPAAIHALGIDGLEPYIKTIGLYRSKARHLIETCRLLLEQHGGEVPADRAALEALPGVGRKTANVVLNTAFGQPTIAVDTHIFRVANRTRLASGATVREVEDRLVKWTPPAYRMDAHHLLILHGRYVCKARKPLCEACVIADLCEYPERTCRQPPGNPLQPA